A genome region from Dreissena polymorpha isolate Duluth1 chromosome 16, UMN_Dpol_1.0, whole genome shotgun sequence includes the following:
- the LOC127861614 gene encoding excitatory amino acid transporter 3-like isoform X1 — translation MDLKRKASMVTPFSTRKGQKVLTMLKKNLLVLLLIVALALGLGLGAGLRTREPRFSKREIMYLRFPGDILMNMLTFLIVPLVISSLVSGLASLDTRTSGRIGLRAIVYYLTTTLMAVVLGIVLTVKESVGEYGPRPTLQIETKQSFICVVDDYNSLSTAVSIQPGIRGGKSEVPTDTTSRVVNTADTFLDLIRQSFPDNLVEMCFKKPVTLQIPRNSSSDENGTLSPTTSNDKNSDAANQTIYDPLVTKVDGMNVLGMVVFSIIFGIVVGRMGDRGRPIAELFASLCEATMQLVNLVIWYSPVGIMFLISAKVVEIDDLDRTFRQLGYYFLTVMAGLALHAFVTLPLVYFLVVRRNPFRYLVRLVEPLLTALATSSSSATMPVTMRCLEENLGIDKRVVKFVIPVGATVNMDGTALYEAVAVLFIGQMRGADLNFGNIVTISLTATAAAIGAAGVPQAGLVTMVIVLSAVGFPSDDVALILAVDWLLDRFRTAVNVLGDMFGAGIVHHLSKRDLETNHDVPGGSGDSSHDVSESHPLLSDGSDRRRYRSSEESNTAVGEHQSEI, via the exons atggATTTAAAAAGGAAAGCGTCAATGGTTACGCCATTCTCCACCAGAAAGGGTCAGAAAGTACTGACGATGCTGAAAAAGAACCTATTGGTGCTTCTCCTCATAGTGGCGCTTGCATTAGGGCTAGGACTAGGGGCCGGCCTGCGGACTAGGGAACCCAGATTCTCCAAACGGGAAATCATGTACCTCCGGTTCCCGGGCGACATACTGATGAACATGCTCACGTTTCTTATCGTTCCCCTCGTGATCTCGAGCCTCGTTTCCGGGCTCGCGTCCCTGGACACTCGGACTTCCGGTAGGATTGGTCTGCGCGCCATCGTGTATTACCTGACGACAACCTTGATGGCCGTGGTACTCGGCATCGTGTTGACCG tcaaagaatcggttggtgaatacgggcccaggccTACACTGCAGATCGAAACGAAACAAAGTTTTATTTGTGTCGTTGACGACTATAACTCACTGTCTACCGCAGTGAGTATCCAACCCGGAATCAGGGGCGGCAAGTCGGAAGTTCCAACGGACACTACTAGCAGAGTCGTAAACACAGCGGACACATTCCTAGATCTGATCAG GCAAAGTTTCCCGGACAACCTTGTCGAGATGTGCTTCAAAAAG CCAGTAACATTACAGATACCTCGAAATTCGTCGTCAGATGAGAACGGAACACTTTCGCCAACAACATCAAATGATAAAAACTCAG ATGCAGCAAACCAAACTATTTACGATCCTTTGGTAACGAAGGTGGACGGGATGAATGTCTTGGGTATGGTAGTGTTTTCCATCATATTTGGAATCGTTGTCGGCCGGATGGGCGACCGTGGACGACCTATAGCTGAACTCTTTGCATCTCTCTGCGAGGCGACAATGCAGCTGGTCAACTTAGTCATCTG GTATTCGCCAGTAGGCATCATGTTCTTGATCTCCGCCAAGGTGGTCGAGATAGATGACCTTGACCGGACCTTCCGGCAGCTCGGATACTACTTCCTGACAGTCATGGCCGGGCTCGCGCTGCACGCCTTTGTCACACTTCCTCTCGTGTACTTCCTAGTTGTGCGAAGAAACCCCTTCCGGTACCTCGTGCGGCTCGTGGAACCGCTGCTTACCGCACTAGCAACGTCGTCAAG TTCGGCAACGATGCCAGTTACAATGCGGTGTCTTGAAGAAAATCTCGGTATCGACAAGCGAGTCGTCAAGTTCGTTATTCCCGTTGGGGCCACAGTGAACATGGATGGAACAGCCTTGTATGAGGCCGTGGCTGTTCTTTTTATTGGTCAAATGCGGGGCGCAGACTTGAACTTTGGCAATATTGTTACTATTAG TCTGACGGCCACAGCGGCCGCCATCGGTGCTGCCGGCGTTCCTCAGGCCGGACTCGTTACCATGGTGATCGTTCTGTCGGCTGTCGGCTTTCCGTCGGATGACGTTGCCCTCATCCTAGCGGTGGATTGGCTCTT AGACCGTTTTCGGACGGCGGTCAACGTGTTGGGAGATATGTTTGGTGCCGGCATAGTCCACCATCTCTCGAAGAGAGACCTGGAAACCAACCACGACGTTCCGGGAGGTAGCGGAGACTCTTCCCATGACGTCAGCGAGTCACACCCGCTTCTCTCTGACGGAAGCGATCGAAGAAGATATAGATCGTCTGAAGAATCGAACACCGCTGTCGGGGAACACCAGTCGGAAATTTGA
- the LOC127861614 gene encoding excitatory amino acid transporter 3-like isoform X2 → MDLKRKASMVTPFSTRKGQKVLTMLKKNLLVLLLIVALALGLGLGAGLRTREPRFSKREIMYLRFPGDILMNMLTFLIVPLVISSLVSGLASLDTRTSGRIGLRAIVYYLTTTLMAVVLGIVLTVSIQPGIRGGKSEVPTDTTSRVVNTADTFLDLIRQSFPDNLVEMCFKKPVTLQIPRNSSSDENGTLSPTTSNDKNSDAANQTIYDPLVTKVDGMNVLGMVVFSIIFGIVVGRMGDRGRPIAELFASLCEATMQLVNLVIWYSPVGIMFLISAKVVEIDDLDRTFRQLGYYFLTVMAGLALHAFVTLPLVYFLVVRRNPFRYLVRLVEPLLTALATSSSSATMPVTMRCLEENLGIDKRVVKFVIPVGATVNMDGTALYEAVAVLFIGQMRGADLNFGNIVTISLTATAAAIGAAGVPQAGLVTMVIVLSAVGFPSDDVALILAVDWLLDRFRTAVNVLGDMFGAGIVHHLSKRDLETNHDVPGGSGDSSHDVSESHPLLSDGSDRRRYRSSEESNTAVGEHQSEI, encoded by the exons atggATTTAAAAAGGAAAGCGTCAATGGTTACGCCATTCTCCACCAGAAAGGGTCAGAAAGTACTGACGATGCTGAAAAAGAACCTATTGGTGCTTCTCCTCATAGTGGCGCTTGCATTAGGGCTAGGACTAGGGGCCGGCCTGCGGACTAGGGAACCCAGATTCTCCAAACGGGAAATCATGTACCTCCGGTTCCCGGGCGACATACTGATGAACATGCTCACGTTTCTTATCGTTCCCCTCGTGATCTCGAGCCTCGTTTCCGGGCTCGCGTCCCTGGACACTCGGACTTCCGGTAGGATTGGTCTGCGCGCCATCGTGTATTACCTGACGACAACCTTGATGGCCGTGGTACTCGGCATCGTGTTGACCG TGAGTATCCAACCCGGAATCAGGGGCGGCAAGTCGGAAGTTCCAACGGACACTACTAGCAGAGTCGTAAACACAGCGGACACATTCCTAGATCTGATCAG GCAAAGTTTCCCGGACAACCTTGTCGAGATGTGCTTCAAAAAG CCAGTAACATTACAGATACCTCGAAATTCGTCGTCAGATGAGAACGGAACACTTTCGCCAACAACATCAAATGATAAAAACTCAG ATGCAGCAAACCAAACTATTTACGATCCTTTGGTAACGAAGGTGGACGGGATGAATGTCTTGGGTATGGTAGTGTTTTCCATCATATTTGGAATCGTTGTCGGCCGGATGGGCGACCGTGGACGACCTATAGCTGAACTCTTTGCATCTCTCTGCGAGGCGACAATGCAGCTGGTCAACTTAGTCATCTG GTATTCGCCAGTAGGCATCATGTTCTTGATCTCCGCCAAGGTGGTCGAGATAGATGACCTTGACCGGACCTTCCGGCAGCTCGGATACTACTTCCTGACAGTCATGGCCGGGCTCGCGCTGCACGCCTTTGTCACACTTCCTCTCGTGTACTTCCTAGTTGTGCGAAGAAACCCCTTCCGGTACCTCGTGCGGCTCGTGGAACCGCTGCTTACCGCACTAGCAACGTCGTCAAG TTCGGCAACGATGCCAGTTACAATGCGGTGTCTTGAAGAAAATCTCGGTATCGACAAGCGAGTCGTCAAGTTCGTTATTCCCGTTGGGGCCACAGTGAACATGGATGGAACAGCCTTGTATGAGGCCGTGGCTGTTCTTTTTATTGGTCAAATGCGGGGCGCAGACTTGAACTTTGGCAATATTGTTACTATTAG TCTGACGGCCACAGCGGCCGCCATCGGTGCTGCCGGCGTTCCTCAGGCCGGACTCGTTACCATGGTGATCGTTCTGTCGGCTGTCGGCTTTCCGTCGGATGACGTTGCCCTCATCCTAGCGGTGGATTGGCTCTT AGACCGTTTTCGGACGGCGGTCAACGTGTTGGGAGATATGTTTGGTGCCGGCATAGTCCACCATCTCTCGAAGAGAGACCTGGAAACCAACCACGACGTTCCGGGAGGTAGCGGAGACTCTTCCCATGACGTCAGCGAGTCACACCCGCTTCTCTCTGACGGAAGCGATCGAAGAAGATATAGATCGTCTGAAGAATCGAACACCGCTGTCGGGGAACACCAGTCGGAAATTTGA